In Brachypodium distachyon strain Bd21 chromosome 2, Brachypodium_distachyon_v3.0, whole genome shotgun sequence, one genomic interval encodes:
- the LOC100826656 gene encoding NAC domain-containing protein 48, protein MSGGGGSAGAASRPGQDLQLPPGFRFHPTDEELVMHYLCRRCAGLPISVPIIAEVDLYKYDPWQLPRMALYGEKEWYFFSPRDRKYPNGSRPNRSAGAGYWKATGADKPVGTPTPLAIKKALVFYAGKAPKGDKTNWIMHEYRLADVDRSARRKNSLRLDDWVLCRIYNKKGVPEQKPSAAKEGSPTHAAVGSPPEQKPALLQPPPSYAPPPFSELAAYYEVRPSDSMPRAHADSSGSEHHVALTASSCGRGERPEVQSQPPKISDWERTFSTAGDGSMQLGQLDPAAGLAAGDPLLQDILMYWGKPF, encoded by the exons atgagcggcggcggaggatcgGCGGGGGCGGCGTCTCGGCCGGGGCAGGATCTGCAGCTGCCGCCGGGGTTCCGGTTCCACCCGACGGACGAGGAGCTGGTGATGCACTACCTCTGCCGGCGGTGCGCCGGCCTGCCAATCTCCGTGCCCATCATCGCGGAGGTCGACCTCTACAAGTACGACCCGTGGCAGCTCCCAA GAATGGCGCTGTACGGCGAGAAGGAGTGGTACTTCTTCTCCCCGCGTGACCGCAAGTACCCGAACGGGTCGCGGCCGAACCGGTCGGCCGGCGCAGGGTACTGGAAGGCCACGGGCGCCGACAAGCCGGTGGGCACGCCCACGCCCCTGGCTATCAAGAAGGCGCTCGTCTTCTACGCCGGCAAGGCGCCCAAGGGCGACAAGACAAACTGGATCATGCACGAGTACCGTCTCGCCGACGTCGACCGCTCCGCCCGCAGGAAGAACAGCCTCAGG CTGGATGACTGGGTGCTGTGCCGGATCTACAACAAGAAAGGCGTCCCGGAGCAGAAGCCGAGCGCCGCCAAGGAAGGAAGCCCCACGCACGCGGCCGTGGGGTCGCCGCCGGAGCAGAAGCCGGCGTtgctgcagccgccgccgtcctacgcgccgccgccgttctcggAGCTGGCGGCGTACTACGAGGTGCGGCCGTCGGACTCGATGCCGCGGGCGCACGCGGACTCAAGCGGCTCGGAGCACCACGTGGCGCTCACGGCGTCGTCGTGCGGCCGGGGCGAGCGGCCGGAGGTGCAGAGCCAGCCGCCCAAGATCTCCGACTGGGAGCGCACCTTCTccaccgccggcgacggctCGATGCAGCTGGGGCAGCTCGACCCGGCGGCCGGGCTCGCAGCCGGCGACCCGCTACTGCAGGACATCCTCATGTACTGGGGCAAGCCGTTCTGA